In Streptomyces nojiriensis, the sequence TCAGGCGGCGGGCCGGTCCGGTCGGGGTGCCGTCGGGGCCGACGGGAAGCAGCCAGAGGGCCGACTCGCCGACGCAGGCCAGGAAGCGGCCGTCGGGGGACCAGACCGGGCCGGAGGCGTAGCGGTCCGCGAGTGAGGCGTGCGGGGCGAGGGCGTGCAGGCGGTCGGCCCCGGTGGCGGTGTCGACGATCCGGATGAGGTTGTAGCCCTCGCGGAAGCGCCGGCTGAGCCGGTTGCGGTCGCAGAGGGCGAGGTGGCGGCCGTCGGGCGACCAGCTGGGCGCGCCGGGCAGGCCGCCGCCGCCGAGGGCCGCGACCAGGGGGGTCTCCGTCACGGTCGTGAGGTCGCGGACGAGGAGCCGCCCGGCGAGGTCGAGGGCGGCGAGCCTCGTTCCGTCGGGCGACAGCACTCCGTAGACGCGCCCGCCAGGTGCCAGGACGCTCTCCCGGCCGCTGTCGAGTTCCCGGCGGCGCACGGTGTTCAGGCCGTCGCGGTCGTCGGTGTAGACCAGCGCGCGGCCGTCCGGGCTCCACACCGGACCCTGGACGTATGCGGTGACGGGGGCCTGGAGGATCTTGCGGGGCGCGCCGCCGGTGACGGGGGCGACCCACAGCGCGTTCAGTGCGGCGAAGGCGACACTGCGGCCGTCGGGGGAGAGGGCAGGCAGGTGGATGCCCCGGACCGGAAGGCTCCGTTCGGCCTCCAGGACGTACTCCTTGACCCGGTAGCGGGGCCGGGACACCTCGAGGGTGGCGTCGAGGGGGATCTCGTCGCCGTCGGCGGCGCCGTCCCGGTGGGGGCGGATCACCCGGAACCGGCCGTCGAGGGTGATCAGCAGCCGGTCGTCGCCGATCCAGCGCGGGGGAGCGGGGGCGAGGTCGCCGTCGAGGGGGACCGGACGGCCGTCCGCGAAGAGGGAGAGGGTCTCGGCCTTGCGGGGGCCGGGAGCCGCGGACAGCCAGGCGGTGCGTCCGGCAGGGGAGAGCGCGGGAGCCAGCAGCCTGCCGTCGGCGACGGTGTGCTCGACCCGGACCGGGCCCGCTCCCGGGTCCCCGGCACCGGATCCCGTGGCCACGGAGGCGATGGTCCGGGCGGTCAGGGTTTCCCCGGCGGGCGTGCCGCGTACGAACAGGACGCGCGAGCCGTCCGGCGACCAGACCGGGTCGAAGTCCTCCCACTCCCCGTCCTGGCCGGGACCGTCCTGCCCGGGCAGGCCCGTCAGCCGGCGCGGGCGGCCGCCGGCCACCGGGACGGTCCAGATCCGGTACGGGCTCCCGGCCAGCGGGTCGCCGCCGCGTTCGGAGCAGAAGGCGAGGGTGCGGCCGTCGGGCGACCAGGCGGGCGCGCGGTGGTCGAACGGGCCGTCGGTGAGCGGGCGCAGGCCGGAGCCGTCCGCGTTCATCACCCAGATGTGGAAGGTGCCGCCCCGGTAGGCGCTCATCGCCACCCGGCGGCCGTCGGGGGAGAGCACCGGGCGGCCGGGCTCCAGGTCGGGCGGGGTCAGCGGGGTCGCGGGCGAACCGTCCGGGGGCAGCGACCACACGACGCCCTGGACCTCGGCGACGACCCGGTCCCCGGTGGCGGAGGCGGTGGCCGCTCCGTTGGTCGCCCGCGTGAAGCGCAGCCCGACCAGGTCCCCGTCGGCGCCGCCCGGGACGGCCGCCGCGCCGGACGCGCGGCAGAGCAGCGCCGTCAGGGCGCCCGCCGAAGCGGCCTGCAGAACGGTCCTTCGCGCAACTCGCAACCCGATCACTCGCCCCGTACGTCGATGACTGCCCCGAACGTCCCGTCAGCCACGCAAACGATCACGACCCCGGTCGGGCAACGGGGCCGTGCGGGTGCGGTGGGAAAAGGGTTTGCCCCGGGTGGGCGGTCGGCGGTCGGATGGTGCTCCATGAGCACCGCACAGATGATGCATCCCGGCGCGCACCCCGTCGACGAGGCCCTCGTACGCCGTCTGATCGCAGGGCAGTTCCCCCGGTGGGCCGGGCTGACCGTGGAGCGGCTGCCGTCGGGCGGCACGGTCAACGAGATGTACCGGCTGGGCGACGGAATGGTCGTACGGCTGCCGATGCTGGCGGGCGGGGCCGAGGACGTGGCGACGGAGCGGGAATGGCTGCCCCGTCTCGCGCCCCGGCTGCCGACGGCCGTCCCCGAGCCGCTCGGGACCGGGGAGCCCGCGGCGGGCTACCCGTGGCCGTGGTCGGTGTACCGGTGGCTGGCGGGGGAGAACCCCGAGGCCGGGGCGCTGCGCGAGCCCGTGGCGCTGGCCCGTGACCTGGCCGCCTTCGTGGCGGCGATGCGGAGCGTCACCCTGCCGGGGAAACCCCCCAAGGCCTACCGCGGGGGGCCGCTCGCCCTGCTCGACGCGCCGACCCGGGCGGCGGTCGAGGAACTGCGGGGGATCTCGGCGGAGGGCGTCGACTGCGATGCCGTGGCCGCCGTATGGGAGGACGCGCTGCGGGCCCCGGAGTGGGACGGGCCGCCGGTGTGGGTGCACGCCGATCTGACGCCGGGCAACCTGCTGGTGGACGGGGGCAGGCTGACCTCGGTCATCGACTTCGGGTGCACGGGGGTGGGAGATCCCGCCTGCGATCTGTTTCCGGCGTGGAACCTGCTGCCGGCCGGAGCCAGGAAGGTCTTCCGCGCAGAGCTCGGCGTGGACGACGCGACCTGGCGCCGCGGCCGGGGGCGGACGCTCTCGCAGGCGCTGATCGCGCTGCCCTACTACCGCACGACGAATCCGGTGATGGCGGCCAACGCCCGGCACGTGATCCGGGAGGTGTTGGGAGAGGACCGAGGGTGAGGCCCGGCCGGGCACGGCGCAGGTGCGCCGTGCCCGGGCCCGGGCACGCCGTAGGGCGGTCGGGTGCGCTCAGGAACTGGCCGCGGCGGTGCAGGCCGCGCTGCCGCCGCAGAAGGTGACGTCCCAGTGGTTGCTCTCCCGGGCGTAGACGTTGCCCGCGGCGGAGCGGTAGCGGGCCGCGCCGTCGCCGCGGTTGGCGATCCGGGTGAAGCTGCCGGTGACGTAGTTGCTGACACAGCTGGTCGGATTGAAGTCGATCTTGTAGCCGTTCCAGTGGCTGTAGGTGCCCGAGGCGTGTCCCACCTCGGTGCCGCCCGTGATGGTGAGGGCGCAGTGGCTCGCGTTGCGCAGGGTGCTGACATCGCTGATGGTGGCGGCGTTGACCTGCTCCAGCGAGGTGCACGTGCCGTTGTTCCGGTCGCTGCAGCCACCGCTGGAGGACAGGCCGATGCCTCCCGTCGCGTTGAGCCTGCTCACGGCCGACGCATGGCTGAGCTTCGCCGGTGCGGCCTGCGCGGTGCCGGGAACGAGCAGGGCGACGAGGGCCGCAGTGGTGCCGACGAAGGCGGTGGCGAGGGTGCCGCTGACTCGACTGCGCATGAGGTTCTTCCCCTTCTCCGGATCGGTGTGCTGACGGCACACACTTCAGCAGCGGGGGTCGGGCCCGCGCAGGCCGAACACCACATCTGTCCGGTACGGGACGGTCAACGCCCGTCCTGGAGCCGGTCGCGCTGGAACTGGTGGGCGAGGGTGCGGCGTACCGAGGCCGAAACCGTCACCGGCGTGCCGGTCGCCGCCTTCGGCGGGACGTCGAGTCCGCGGCTGATCTCGTCGTACGCGGCCCGGAAGTCCGCGGGCAGCTCCGCGCGACGGAGCGTCAGGTCGTCTTCGAGGAGCCGCCGCAGCTCGTCGACGGTCCGGGGCGTGAAGCGCTTCCGGCCCCGCGCGAGGGCGTCGACGCAGCGGGCGCAGCGCGCGGCGTCGAGGGTCTCGGCGACCGCCTCCGCGAGCGCCCACAGGCGTCCTTCGAGCCAGGGGGTGTCGTACTGGTCGAGGGCGAGCCCCATCGGCGGCGCGGGGTCGCCGAGCGCGTACTTCGCCACCTGCTTGGACACGGCGGGCTGACTCATGCCGGCGATCCGGGCGATCGTGTCCTGGGTCCAGCCGAAGCCGGCGAACAGTTTGATCATCTCGGCGCGCAGCTTCCGCATCTCCTCACCCGCACGGATGACCTCGTTCATGCCGGCGAGCATCCGCGCGGCCTGTTCCTCGGTCAGCGTGCCGGGGGTCCGCGGCGCGCGCTCCCCACTCTCTCGGTCTGCCACGACTCGGTTATACACCGGGGCGCACCATCGACCATAACCCGGTTGTACAACCCGGTTATGACTGACAGGATCCGCGGCATGCCCACCTTCACCGCACCTGACGGAACCCGGCTCGCCTACCACGTCCACGGGAGCGGCGACCCGGTCGTCTGCGTCCCGGGCGGCCCCGCGGACTCGCGTTACCTCGGCGACCTCGGGGGTCTGTCCGCGCACCGCCGCCTGATCGTGCTGGACCTGCGCGGCACCGGCCGGTCCGGGGTTCCCGAGGACACCTCCTCCTACCGCTGCGACCGCCTCGTCGAGGACGTCGAGGCCCTGCGCGAGCACCTCGGTCTCGCCCGGATCGACCTGCTCGCCCACTCGGCCGGGGCGAACCTCGCCACGCAGTACGCGGCCCGGTACCCGGACCGGGTCCGCAGGCTCGCCCTGATCACCCCCGGCACCCGGGCCGTCGGCGTGGTCGTCACCGGGGAGAGCCGGCGGGAGCTCGCGCGGCTGCGGAAGGGCGAGGCGTGGTTCCCCGAGGCGTTCGCGGCGCTGGAGGCGATCACCGAGGGAACCGGCAGCGACTGGGACGCCATCAGCCCCTTCTTCCACGGCCGGTGGGACGACGCGGCCCGCCGGCACCAGGCCGCGGCCCGCCCGGACAACCCGGACGCCGTCACCCTCTTCGCGGCCGACGGCGCCTTCGACCCGCCGGCCACGCGCGCCGCGCTCACCACCTGGAGGAGCCCCGTGCTGCTGCTCGCGGGGGAGTTCGACCTGAACAGCCCCCCTCGGTCGGTGGCCGAGTTCGCCGAGCTGGTCCCGGGCGCCACGCTCGTCGTACAGCGGGGCGCGGGCCACTACCCCTGGCTCGACGACGCCGACCGGTTCGTGGCGACCACCGCGGCGTTCCTGGCGTAGCGACCGCTACGGGCCACGGCCATGGCCGCGGGGCGGTTCGGGCAGTGCGATGGCCCCGGCAGGATTCCCCCCGGCCGGGGCCATCATCGGGCAGGCGCGGCGTCCCGCGCGCCTACGCGATCACCAGAGCACGGGCAGGCGCTCCGGGATGCGCTTCATGAAGCGGGTACGCCACACGAGCTGGTCGACCGGCACGGCGAGGGCGAGATGGGGCATCTTCTCCAGCAGCACCTCGATGGCGATCTCGGTGTGCCGCTTGCCGAGCGCGGTGGCCGGGCAGTAGTGCTGTCCGCCGCCGAAGGAGAGGTGCGTGCCGGCGTTCGGCCGGTCGATGTCCGCGACGTGCGGGTCGGGGTACACGTCCGGGTCGGTGTTGGCGGCCTCAACCAGGACGAGCAGCAGCTCGCCCTTCTTCACCTCGACGTCGCCGAGGGTGACGTCCTCCAGCGCGAGCCGGGGCAGGCCGTCGGCGATCGACAGGTTGATGCGCAGGAGCTCGTCCACCGCGGCCGGGATCTTCTCCGGCTCCTTGCGCAGCCGCTCCCACATCTCGGGGTTCTGGAGGAGGGAGAAGATCGCCATGGTCAGGAAGCCCATGGTGGAGATGACCCCCGCGCCGAACAGGGTGACGCCCACGGTGGCGAGCATCTCGTCCGTCAGGTGGTCGTAGTCGGGGTCGTTGCGCAGGGCGGCGAGCTCGGAGATCAGGCCGGTGGTGGTGGGGTCGTCGAGGCGCTCCACCATGTAGGCGATGTCGCGGTCCCAGTTGAGCTTGGCGCCGGTGACCGGGCAGGCCGAGTTCATGAACGCGATGTCGAGGCTGGCCGCCAGGCGCGGCGCGTCGGACTCGGGGATGCCGAGGATGCGGCAGTGCAGGTTCTCGGCGTACGGGTTGGTGAACTGGCCGCGCAGGTCGACCGGCGCCCCGTGGCCCAGGAGGCCGTCGACCAGGCTGGTGGCCTGGGCGCGCATCCAATCAGTGAGCCCGTCCGTCTTCGGGTTGATCGCCTTGAGGACGGCCTTGCGCAGTCCCGCACCGGTGATGTTGCCCATGTTGTTGACGACCTCGGGCGGGATCGTCAGCGCGTACTGGCGGGGCGCACCGGGGGCCGAGGTGTCCTTCAGGCTGAACCGGGGATCCTCGAGGACCTGCTTGGCCAGCGGATAGGAGGACACGAGCCAGGCTTCGTCACCGGCTATCGTGCGCACCCGCTTCACCGGTTCGGCGCGCAGCTCCTCGATCTCGGTCGGCAGCTGGTCGCCGCGCGCGGAGAAGGGGAAGTCGAGCAGGGTGTCAGTGGACATCGGGAACTCCTTCGGCGGGGGTGATGATGGCGTGACCCTGGTTGCGCGAGGCGCGCAGGCCCGAGCCGCGTGAGTAGAGCAGTTCCGCCATGGGCAGGAGCTGGTGGTAGCAATTGAGGGAGGACGGCACGCCGAGGATGGCCGGCGTGTCGAGGAAGAGCGGCATTTCGGCGCAGACGTACTCCAGGCACACGTCGCGCTGCCGTGTGGTGGCGGCCTTCCCGTTCAGGACCTTGGACGAGAGGAACGCGTCGACCAGCGCGTTGCTGGTCTTGCGGAACTCCGGGTCGGTGTCCAGCAGGGTGGTCAGGTGGCTGTGGAGCGCCCGGTAGGCCGGGATGTCGGTGAGGGACGACATCGGGCGGGCACGGAGGCGGACGCCGGTGGGATCGGCCTCCGCGGCGGCGTTGTTCACCTTGGCACGGACGCCGCGCAGGTTCTTCACCGCCTTCCGTCGCGCTTCGTCCTCGCCGTAGCCGAGAGCCTCGTACATCTCGGCCACGTGCATGTCGGTGTAGATGAGGTCGACCTGCTCGAAGTTGCGCAGGCCCCAGTGGGCAAGGTCATTGACACGTTGGGCCGAGAAGTAACTGTTCCCCGGGGAAATACCTATGACGGCATGATCGCCTTCGGTGCTGATCACCTGGCAATGCGGGGTGTACGGCCGGACTGTGAAGACTTCGGTTGCTGTCGTCAACAGGGGTCGGGTCCTTTGTGCCGCTAGTCCCATGGGGCCCTGTGCCCCGGGTGTGGCGGCGACGTGAAGGAAAGCTACCCGAACTGTGAGCGACGTTCCATGTCTTCTGGGTAGTAACTCATCTGTCGGACAGGACAGTTGACCCGGGCATCTTTTGGCGGTGGCCGATTCGGCACTGGTGGCGGCCTGTTGGCTGCGTTTCACCGGGAGTTTCCGGAACGGCCACCGGTGGGAAATCGGTCGGCCGACCGGAATTCCGCCCGGCCGATTCCGGCTGATTCCGGCCGAGAGTCGGCGTTGACGGGCCGTCAACCTCAGCCGGTCCTGGGCACGACCGGTTTGTGGCCGGGATACACGTGATCGGGGGTGACGATGCTCGTGACCGCCTCGCCGAAGAGCGTGCTGGGCTCCTGGCCCTTGTACTGGCTGTCGGTGTTCAAGGCGATGACCATCGTCGCCTGCGCCGACGGCAGGTAGACGGGCAGGACCTCGTAGCCGGGGATCGAACCGTTGTGGCCGATCCAGCCCTGGACGTCGAAGATGCCCAGTCCGTAGCCGGCACCCGGAATGTCCATCGGGGTGGTCTTCAGGCGCTCCGCCTGGGTCGCGGGCTTCAGCAGCGTGCCGGTCGCGAGAGTACGGGCCCAGCTGCGCAGGTCCTGGAGGTCGGAGACCATCTCTCCGGCGGCCCACGCCCAGGACGGGTTCCAGCGGGTCGAGTCCTCGACCTTGCCCGAGGCCGTCTGGTCGGTGTAGCCGTGCGCGTAGGGCACCGGCAGGGCCGGGCTGGTCGGGAAGACCGTGCTGCGGAGCCCTGCCGGTCCCAGGA encodes:
- a CDS encoding tRNA-dependent cyclodipeptide synthase; its protein translation is MGLAAQRTRPLLTTATEVFTVRPYTPHCQVISTEGDHAVIGISPGNSYFSAQRVNDLAHWGLRNFEQVDLIYTDMHVAEMYEALGYGEDEARRKAVKNLRGVRAKVNNAAAEADPTGVRLRARPMSSLTDIPAYRALHSHLTTLLDTDPEFRKTSNALVDAFLSSKVLNGKAATTRQRDVCLEYVCAEMPLFLDTPAILGVPSSLNCYHQLLPMAELLYSRGSGLRASRNQGHAIITPAEGVPDVH
- a CDS encoding amidohydrolase family protein, with product MIGLRVARRTVLQAASAGALTALLCRASGAAAVPGGADGDLVGLRFTRATNGAATASATGDRVVAEVQGVVWSLPPDGSPATPLTPPDLEPGRPVLSPDGRRVAMSAYRGGTFHIWVMNADGSGLRPLTDGPFDHRAPAWSPDGRTLAFCSERGGDPLAGSPYRIWTVPVAGGRPRRLTGLPGQDGPGQDGEWEDFDPVWSPDGSRVLFVRGTPAGETLTARTIASVATGSGAGDPGAGPVRVEHTVADGRLLAPALSPAGRTAWLSAAPGPRKAETLSLFADGRPVPLDGDLAPAPPRWIGDDRLLITLDGRFRVIRPHRDGAADGDEIPLDATLEVSRPRYRVKEYVLEAERSLPVRGIHLPALSPDGRSVAFAALNALWVAPVTGGAPRKILQAPVTAYVQGPVWSPDGRALVYTDDRDGLNTVRRRELDSGRESVLAPGGRVYGVLSPDGTRLAALDLAGRLLVRDLTTVTETPLVAALGGGGLPGAPSWSPDGRHLALCDRNRLSRRFREGYNLIRIVDTATGADRLHALAPHASLADRYASGPVWSPDGRFLACVGESALWLLPVGPDGTPTGPARRLTDEPADHPSWSADSRTLLYQSCARLRLLALDGAGAPAGAPRTVPVSLNYRRPAPVDTVVHAGLLWDATGTPPRPDVDILIGGGRITAVEPHRPGRRATRTVDCSDGTVLPGLWDAHVHPYPYTYGARQGALHLAYGVTTVASLGGSAYEQARLREDIRAGLLAAPRLLAGGELLDGSRVAYSMGRAHRTRAGFARSLARAAALDWDFVKTYVRAPYAYMAEAARFAHERLGVLAGSHLCAPGIRSGQDLTTHLVATERAEYGHGATPRGYTYQDTLEVYTRGGFDLIATPFTALPLIGADPALADDPRVASLMPPWDVAAVRAAAAAPPSAEQSAALEREVGVYRRVIEGGGRLALGTDAPLTPVGLHLHLALRALHRYGLTPAAALTTVTSAPARMFGVADRLGTVEPGRIADLTLVDGDPFTDFDDLVRVRATVRGGSVRERPSLERAFTPSAEPPDPADWCAVLDQMLRDGCCTPHL
- a CDS encoding alpha/beta fold hydrolase is translated as MPTFTAPDGTRLAYHVHGSGDPVVCVPGGPADSRYLGDLGGLSAHRRLIVLDLRGTGRSGVPEDTSSYRCDRLVEDVEALREHLGLARIDLLAHSAGANLATQYAARYPDRVRRLALITPGTRAVGVVVTGESRRELARLRKGEAWFPEAFAALEAITEGTGSDWDAISPFFHGRWDDAARRHQAAARPDNPDAVTLFAADGAFDPPATRAALTTWRSPVLLLAGEFDLNSPPRSVAEFAELVPGATLVVQRGAGHYPWLDDADRFVATTAAFLA
- a CDS encoding cytochrome P450, producing MSTDTLLDFPFSARGDQLPTEIEELRAEPVKRVRTIAGDEAWLVSSYPLAKQVLEDPRFSLKDTSAPGAPRQYALTIPPEVVNNMGNITGAGLRKAVLKAINPKTDGLTDWMRAQATSLVDGLLGHGAPVDLRGQFTNPYAENLHCRILGIPESDAPRLAASLDIAFMNSACPVTGAKLNWDRDIAYMVERLDDPTTTGLISELAALRNDPDYDHLTDEMLATVGVTLFGAGVISTMGFLTMAIFSLLQNPEMWERLRKEPEKIPAAVDELLRINLSIADGLPRLALEDVTLGDVEVKKGELLLVLVEAANTDPDVYPDPHVADIDRPNAGTHLSFGGGQHYCPATALGKRHTEIAIEVLLEKMPHLALAVPVDQLVWRTRFMKRIPERLPVLW
- a CDS encoding sigma-70 family RNA polymerase sigma factor, yielding MADRESGERAPRTPGTLTEEQAARMLAGMNEVIRAGEEMRKLRAEMIKLFAGFGWTQDTIARIAGMSQPAVSKQVAKYALGDPAPPMGLALDQYDTPWLEGRLWALAEAVAETLDAARCARCVDALARGRKRFTPRTVDELRRLLEDDLTLRRAELPADFRAAYDEISRGLDVPPKAATGTPVTVSASVRRTLAHQFQRDRLQDGR
- a CDS encoding aminoglycoside phosphotransferase family protein produces the protein MSTAQMMHPGAHPVDEALVRRLIAGQFPRWAGLTVERLPSGGTVNEMYRLGDGMVVRLPMLAGGAEDVATEREWLPRLAPRLPTAVPEPLGTGEPAAGYPWPWSVYRWLAGENPEAGALREPVALARDLAAFVAAMRSVTLPGKPPKAYRGGPLALLDAPTRAAVEELRGISAEGVDCDAVAAVWEDALRAPEWDGPPVWVHADLTPGNLLVDGGRLTSVIDFGCTGVGDPACDLFPAWNLLPAGARKVFRAELGVDDATWRRGRGRTLSQALIALPYYRTTNPVMAANARHVIREVLGEDRG